The Penicillium digitatum chromosome 6, complete sequence genome has a window encoding:
- a CDS encoding Kinesin family protein (KipA), putative — protein sequence MASMSTLPQPPQLSRPVPNSPAGSLPPLPNPKSRMSTGSDMPQAASPYQTSKLRTPSSPKPTLKSPLSTSNSTSNFNTARSTSGGRTPGSPDKSLRRTISIASFPQPPKASSRPSTASSLSGIQGATFSVRPQRSSRLSTGTTSSYRSSKTPSLLNGSGEVKFISSGDARDPEASPTHSRSSSAQGSCSTSATTFEDADDPMGKSISKPKEMKGNVLVSVRVRPDNNSGGETPRNHGEWSIDSRQSLISYRGKEGGDYFYDNVFNPQENNAKVYDSAAKRLVRRVMEGYHGTVFAYGMTGTGKTFSMQGTATSPGVIPLAITDIFSFIRETPHREFLLRVSYLEIYNEKINDLLSASAANAPAGAQQEEIKLREDSKRGVYATPLKEEIVQSPTQLLRVIARGDHARRTSSTQFNARSSRSHAVVQIVVESRERVPSGSAQDKRSGIAPGGVRVSTLSLIDLAGSERAADDKERRTEGAHINKSLLTLGTIISRLSENKDKQGNPTDRDGRHLPYRDSKLTRLLQPALSGGSLVSILCTIQLTSAVNSHTGETLNTMKFAARAKNNIVSHAKKAEEAYSGGGGDSGSRVLLERYRMEIQALRSQLDIQAKSQAEKELKWDEQQYEKEAQARHEEQVLEMQLARTALKERIEHLNRLILSSKSTGVNYHNSLSAFGRLSRMSATDSGTRSLRSSTSQSTLGAGHSSTRPVSFASVNSNEDEYDIGEFGDGKASLQRQVTALQADLGDKNRYISTLERRLLQARRSSHSRMSGGIKPANPTIAEHPDVSALIREKDMEINELRLQLDDKDRMLAALRSAARHRDLAAVTNDSQSPELKSKSGSTAGDADGFVGTNGFIARSGSPSKRPLSGESGRGEAGKNMDEVSRMLEEMIQGRTESGHHAKNRSVASDSQRVSSSAEVPSPNPTAPLWDPNLSSPFRG from the exons TCCACTTCAAACTCAACTTCCAACTTCAACACGGCCCGGTCAACTTCCGGTGGGCGCACTCCTGGTAGCCCTGACAAATCTTTGCGCCGAACAATTAGCATCGCCTCATTTCCTCAACCGCCAAAGGCCAGTAGCCGTCCATCCACAGCATCATCGCTCTCTGGGATCCAAGGTGCTACTTTCAGTGTGCGACCCCAAAGAAGCTCGCGATTGAGTACAGGAACCACGAGCAGCTATCGGAGCTCGAAAACTCCATCACTACTTAACGGCAGTGGAGAGGTGAAATTCATATCAAGCGGAGATGCGCGAGATCCAGAGGCGTCTCCAACTCACAGTAGAAGTTCGTCCGCCCAGGGATCTTGCTCAACGAGTGCGACCACCTTTGAGGATGCGGATGATCCGATGGGAAAATCAATCTCTAAGCCAAAAGAAATGAAGGGCAATGTACTGGTCAGCGTGCGCGTTCGTCCCGACAACAACAGTGGAGGAGAGACTCCCCGAAATCATGGTGAATGGTCCATTGATAGCCGGCAAAGCCTCATCTCATACCGTGGGAAAGAAGGAGGCGATTACTTTTATG ATAATGTCTTTAATCCGCAAGAAAACAACGCCAAAGTTTATGATTCGGCTGCCAAACGTCTTGTCCGGCGCGTCATGGAGGGTTACCATGGAACGGTCTTTGCATATGGCATGACGGGAACCGGAAAGACTTTCTCTATGCAGGGAACAGCAACTTCCCCTGGTGTCATCCCGCTCGCAATCACCGACATCTTTTCCTTCATCAGAGAGACGCCACATCGGGAATTCTTGCTGCGGGTCAGCTATCTGGAAATCTACAACGAGAAGATTAACGACCTCCTTTCCGCCTCCGCTGCTAACGCCCCCGCGGGAGCTCAGCAAGAAGAAATAAAATTGAGAGAGGACAGCAAACGAGGAGTGTATGCAACGCCACTCAAGGAAGAGATTGTCCAGAGTCCAACGCAACTGCTCCGTGTGATCGCTCGAGGCGACCATGCACGACGAACGAGCAGCACGCAGTTCAATGCACGGAGTTCTCGAAGTCACGCGGTGGTTCAAATCGTGGTCGAGAGTCGAGAGCGAGTGCCCTCTGGCAGCGCCCAAGATAAGCGCTCGGGGATCGCCCCGGGTGGTGTGCGGGTATCAACGTTGAGTCTGATTGATCTAGCTGGCTCTGAGCGTGCCGCTGATGATAAGGAACGCCGCACGGAAGGTGCTCATATCAACAAAAGTCTGCTCACTTTGGGCACCATCATCTCTCGGCTCTCGGAAAACAAAGATAAACAAGGAAACCCTACGGACCGGGATGGGAGACATTTGCCTTACCGAGACAGCAAGTTGACCAGGCTCCTGCAACCAGCTTTGTCCGGTGGCTCGCTTGTGAGTATTCTGTGCACCATTCAACTCACAAGCGCGGTCAATTCGCACACCGGGGAAACTCTGAACACCATGAAATTCGCTGCGCGGGCGAAGAACAATATTGTCAGTCATGCCAaaaaggccgaggaggcttacagcggtggcggcggtgATTCTGGAAGTCGGGTACTTCTTGAGCGTTATCGCATGGAGATCCAGGCTCTTCGCAGTCAGCTTGACATCCAGGCCAAATCCCAGGCGGAGAAAGAACTTAAATGGGACGAACAGCAGTATGAAAAGGAAGCACAGGCCCGACACGAGGAACAGGTGCTGGAAATGCAGTTGGCTCGGACTGCGCTCAAAGAGCGGATTGAGCATCTCAATCGTCTGATTTTGAGCTCCAAGTCCACCGGTGTAAACTACCATAACAGCCTCTCTGCATTTGGACGTCTCTCCCGCATGTCTGCAACGGATTCGGGTACGCGGTCACTACGTTCTTCCACAAGCCAATCTACGTTGGGTGCTGGCCATTCATCGACTCGGCCCGTCTCGTTCGCATCTGTCAACAGCAACGAGGACGAATATGATATTGGTGAATTTGGCGATGGTAAAGCCAGCTTGCAGCGCCAGGTCACTGCGCTGCAGGCTGATCTCGGTGATAAAAACCGTTATATCTCTACCCTTGAGCGCCGGCTGCTCCAGGCAAGACGGTCCAGCCACTCCCGAATGTCAGGGGGTATAAAGCCCGCAAATCCCACAATTGCGGAGCATCCCGATGTCTCGGCTTTAATTCGCGAGAAAGATATGGAGATCAATGAGCTCCGGTTGCAGCTCGATGATAAAGATCGTATGCTTGCCGCGCTTCGATCCGCAGCTCGGCATCGAGACTTGGCTGCTGTGACCAATGACTCGCAGTCACCAGAGCTGAAGAGCAAGAGTGGGTCTACTGCTGGGGATGCAGACGGTTTTGTAGGAACCAATGGCTTCATTGCGCGGTCTGGGAGTCCAAGCAAGCGTCCCTTGTCTGGTGAAAGTGGAAGGGGGGAGGCGGGAAAGAATATGGACGAGGTCTCACGCATGCTGGAGGAAATGATCCAGGGTCGAACAGAAAGTGGGCACCATGCCAAGAACAGAAGCGTTGCTAGTGACAGCCAACGAGTGTCCTCATCAGCGGAGGTGCCGAGTCCAAACCCAACTGCTCCCTTGTGGGATCCGAACCTCAGCTCGCCATTCCGAGGTTGA
- a CDS encoding Diacylglycerol acyltransferase type 2A has translation MNGETRPASHASASTSQSNRGRRRIHWAPLNIGLERRLQTFVVLCHTLTIAIFLTGFFFTCAIPLSWPLLVPYLVYISLFSTAATSGHLKGRSPFLRSLPIWKVYASYFPARLHREESLPSTKKYIFGYHPHGIISHGAFAAFGTEALGFSRLFPGITNTLLTLDANFRIPFYREYALAMGLASVSRESCENILTKGGADGEGMGRAITIVVGGARESLNARPHSLRLVLKRRKGFVKLAIRTGADLVPVLAFGENDLYDQIDSDQHPFIHKLQMLVKQTLGFTIPLFHARGVFNYDVGLMPYRTPLNIVVGRPIPVMQQPNRDKINDQYIDELHSRYVEELMRLWDQWKDVYAKDREGELEIIS, from the exons ATGAACGGAGAGACTCGGCCAGCTAGCCATGCCTCGGCGTCTACATCTCAGTCGAATCGCGGAAGAAGACG CATTCACTGGGCGCCTCTAAATATTGGTCTTGAGAGACGCTTACAAACCTTCGTGGTGCTATGTCATACTTTAACCATCGCTATATTCCTGActggcttcttcttcacaTGCGCCATTCCGTTGTCCTGGCCACTCCTGGTCCCATATCTCGTTTATATATCTCTTTTCTCTACTGCTGCTACATCGGGTCATCTCAAGGGACGTAGCCCATTCTTGCGCTCACTTCCTATCTGGAAAGTGTATGCATCTTACTTCCCTGCTCGTCTTCACCGTGAGGAGTCGCTTCCGTCTACAAAGAAGTACATATTCGGATACCATCCACATGGTATTATCTCCCATGGCGCATTCGCCGCATTTGGGACGGAAGCATTGGGTTTCTCCAGGCTTTTTCCAGGAATCACCAACACCCTGTTGACGCTGGATGCGAACTTCCGCATTCCTTTCTATCGAGAATATGCACTTGCGATGGGACTTGCCAGTGTTTCCCGGGAATCATGTGAGAATATCCTCACCAAAGGAGGCGCAGATGGGGAGGGAATGGGACGAGCAATCACGATCGTCGTGGGAGGTGCCCGGGAATCTCTCAATGCCAGGCCTCATTCTTTACGTCTCGTGTTGAAGCGTCGCAAAGGGTTCGTTAAGCTTGCCATTCGAACGGGAGCTGATCTGGTGCCTGTCTTGGCCTTCGGTGAAAATGACCTCTATGATCAAATAGACTCGGATCAGCACCCATTTATCCACAAGCTTCAGATGCTTGTAAAACAGACTTTAGGATTCACTATCCCCCTGTTCCATGCACGCGGGGTTTTCAACTACGATGTCGGGCTGATGCCCTATCGAACCCCTCTCAATATTGTGGTCGGACGACCAATTCCGGTTATGCAGCAGCCGAACCGCGACAAGATCAACGATCAGTACATTGACGAACTCCATTCTCGATATGTGGAGGAGCTGATGCGGTTGTGGGATCAGTGGAAGGATGTCTATGCCAAGGACAGAGAAGGCGAGTTGGAGATCATTTCATGA
- a CDS encoding G-patch RNA maturation protein (Gno1), putative — MGLAGPRKSTKIGNDPNNTKWTRSTTGFGHRIMSSQGWIPGSLLGAKDAAHANLLTAASASHIKVTLKDDNLGLGARIGRENEPTGLDAFKGLLGRLNGKSEVELKKDEQKRDDVRLARYAALKFPEVRFVSGGLLAQEKEAEIPPPTPKDTKTKKSKLDKKEHTKTTEDDETSSSESDAPIRKSKSKSKSKSKSKKSRSRDENDGNESSSEPKKKKKSKKRKADTEESDSSDKSSEPEVKVAATISRERRPMGRNVTRSRHIAQKKRAIMDDKSLNEIFMIKA, encoded by the exons ATGGGTTTAGCAGGGCCGCGGAA AAGTACCAAGATTGGGAATGATCCTAATAATACCAAATGGACCCGGTCCACGACCGGGTTCGGACATCGAATCATGAGCTCCCAGGGTTGGATTCCTGGAAGTCTTCTGGGAGCGAAGGATGCCGCGCACGCCAACTTGTTGACTGCCGCCAGCGCTTCCCACATCAAAGTCACCCTGAAGGACGATAATCTCGGATTGGGTGCTCGTATTGGACGAGAGAATGAGCCTACTGGACTTGATGCCTTCAAAGGATTGCTTGGTCGACTCAATGGCAAGAGCGAAGTAGAATTGAAGAAGGATGAACAAAAGCGCGATGATGTTCGATTGGCTCGATATGCTGCCCTGAAATTCCCGGAAGTCAGGTTCGTCAGCGGTGGACTTTTGGCACAGGAAAAAGAAGCCGAGATCCCTCCGCCGACCCCCAAGGATACAAAAACCAAGAAATCAAAATTGGACAAGAAAGAACACACCAAGACCACCGAGGACGACGAAACCTCTTCAAGTGAATCGGATGCCCCAATCCGCAAATCAaagtccaagtccaagtccaaATCTAAATCCAAGAAATCGCGCTCTCGAGATGAAAACGATGGCAACGAATCAAGCTCGGaaccgaagaagaaaaagaagtccaagaagaGAAAGGCTGATACGGAGGAGAGTGATTCTTCAGACAAGTCATCTGAACCGGAAGTCAAGGTAGCAGCAACGATATCCAGGGAGCGGCGGCCCATGGGACGGAATGTCACTCGGTCACGCCATATCgcccagaagaagagagctATCATGGATGACAAGTCTCTCAACGAG ATCTTCATGATCAAAGCATAG
- a CDS encoding Endonuclease/exonuclease/phosphatase — translation MSNLRVLCRDQPQRTLALASSEHALVFHYTSTDTSVKDSPRCQVEFVDLGTVDLKGYRPLGYGYGTLGLVTLNEDVFVCVVTSSSQAATVRPGETVSRIDKVGFYCLNRSEYEYGLDHETGSQFAAEEGLGTDGKDVITDHPFLALKKLLGDGSFYYSLDFNLTDRLQNRANKPVAFDIDTLDEDMLWNSYMINPLLLFRSHLPPSDKAKLDASQMLTCVIRGFASTLKVPATVSILPHVRTNFPSMLTIISRQSSRRAGTRFNSRGIDDDGNVANFVETETILWISPGIAFSYAQIRGSVPIFWEQAPGLIPGQQKIEVTRSSDATQHAFNKHFESLELEYGAVHVVNLLSELKPGEAELSSKYRQHVSKSSTRQKEGDGTAPRRSLLRMTEYDFLAETRGPSGYEASSQIKHELIDSLDEFSYFLSEDSRRPNKPPFDKYDAVNISSVILQQEGVFRTNCLDCLDRTNLVQTIISLTALESFLSQQGGNLNSDMQVRHSTIWADNGDALSKIYAGTGALKSSFTRHGKMSLAGALADARKSATRLYVNNFTDKARQRTIDLLLGRLTNQLPVYLYDPINDLVMEELNRRTPEYSSRKRVRFWVGTFNVNGRDEGPGTDLTPWLFPESDESDEDPSIFVVGFQEIVALSPQQIMSTDPSTRKVWERAVHDCLNSHSKAKGTGKYVHLRSGQLVGAAVLLYVKEDSLRYIKNVEGSVKKTGLSGIAGNKGGCAIRFDFSNTSVCFVTAHLAAGFANYDERNRDYEIIDRGLRFQKNRSIADHDAVIWLGDFNYRIGLGNPSVRELILQRDYQRLYDNDQLNLQMVAGRVFRFYSEGLIEFPPTYKYDVGRDTYDTSEKARIPAWCDRILWRGSNLRQTNYQTADLKVSDHRPVWATFDCVIDIVDHALKENLRRSIYEEKQGHGHTSLDSVSLLDLDDGETTLQISIAPGLPPASSDTSRWWLDNSAPVKATVQPKQGYIPNPQRISNPFSADVDWVPSLGPMENRNTDPIQDTRKKPMLPPRRDTSESPGRSLSPPAVQTGKIRPAVPRKPLSLSFQAKIETVSPGQHTSWQDGPGSGVTAVGSTDLLSDSVSEQIEWKPLLQ, via the exons ATGTCGAATCTTCGGGTTCTTTGTCGAGACCAACCTCAACGTACGCTTGCACTGGCTTCATCAGAACATGCCCTAGTGTTTCACTACACATCAACAGATACCAGTGTGAAGGACAGCCCGCGCTGTCAGGTTGAGTTCGTGGATTTAGGAACAGTGGACTTGAAGGGCTACAGACCGTTAGGATATGGATATGGTACACTTGGGCTTGTCACTCTCAATGAAGATGTGTTTGTCTGCGTCGTCACAAGCTCCTCGCAAGCTGCCACCGTGAGACCCGGAGAAACTGTGTCAAGAATTGACAAGGTAGGCTTCT ACTGTCTCAATCGTTCAGAATACGAGTACGGCCTAGATCATGAGACCGGGTCTCAATTTGCCGCCGAGGAGGGACTTGGCACGGACGGGAAGGATGTGATAACTGACCATCCTTTTCTGGCGTTGAAGAAGCTCCTTGGAGATGGAAGTTTCTATTACAGCCTCGATTTCAACCTCACAGATCGCCTACAAAACCG GGCCAACAAACCTGTAGCATTCGACATCGACACTCTTGATGAAGACATGCTGTGGAATTCGTACATGATCAATCCACTTCTCTTGTTCCGGAGCCACTTGCCACCGTCCGATAAGGCCAAATTAGATGCATCGCAGATGTTAACCTGTGTTATCCGTGGATTTGCCAGTACACTCAAAGTGCCAGCGACGGTCTCAATTCTTCCTCATGTGCGGACAAACTTTCCTTCTATGCTGACAATCATATCTCGACAATCTTCTCGGCGCGCTGGTACGAGGTTTAACTCGAGAggcattgatgatgatgggaaTGTTGCCAACTTCGTGGAAACCGAAACTATCTTGTGGATTTCGCCGGGCATCGCATTCTCCTATGCTCAAATCCGAGGCTCGGTGCCTATTTTCTGGGAACAAGCTCCAGGCCTCATTCCGGGGCAGCAAAAGATCGAAGTCACGCGGTCGAGCGACGCAACACAGCACGCATTTAACAAACACTTCGAATCCCTGGAGTTAGAGTATGGTGCAGTACATGTGGTAAATCTGCTAAGTGAGCTGAAGCCCGGGGAAGCAGAGTTGTCGTCCAAGTATCGACAGCACGTCAGCAAGAGCTCAACCCGACAGAAAGAAGGTGATGGGACTGCTCCACGTCGGAGCCTCTTGCGAATGACCGAATATGATTTTCTTGCTGAGACCCGAGGTCCTTCGGGATACGAAGCCAGCTCCCAGATCAAACATGAGCTTATTGACTCACTAGATGAGTTTTCCTATTTTTTGTCGGAAGATTCACGCCGTCCTAACAAACCTCCTTTCGACAAGTATGATGCAGTGAACATCTCTTCGGTCATTTTACAGCAAGAGGGCGTTTTTCGGACCAATTGCTTGGATTGTCTGGACAGAACAAACCTCGTCCAGACCATAATTAGTTTGACGGCACTAGAATCATTTTTATCACAACAAGGCGGCAATCTTAACTCGGACATGCAGGTTCGGCATTCGACCATCTGGGCTGACAATGGTGATGCTCTTTCGAAGATTTATGCCGGAACTGGCGCGCTCAAGTCCTCTTTCACCCGGCACGGAAAAATGTCACTTGCGGGGGCACTTGCAGATGCGCGGAAGAGTGCCACTCGACTTTATGTCAACAATTTTACAGACAAAGCTAGACAAAGGACAATTGATCTTCTCTTGGGAAGGTTAACAAATCAACTCCCTGTATACCTCTACGATCCAATCAATGATTTGGTTATGGAGGAATTGAACCGCCGAACTCCAGAGTATTCTTCGCGCAAACGAGTGCGGTTCTGGGTCGGTACTTTCAATGTGAATGGACGTGATGAAGGCCCAGGCACCGATCTCACTCCGTGGCTTTTCCCAGAGTCAGATGAGTCCGACGAAGATCCATCAATCTTTGTTGTTGGATTCCAGGAAATTGTCGCTCTGAGCCCTCAACAGATTATGTCCACCGACCCCAGTACCCGCAAGGTCTGGGAAAGAGCAGTCCACGATTGTCTAAACAGCCATTCAAAGGCGAAAGGAACTGGGAAATACGTGCACCTGAGAAGTGGTCAGCTAGTCGGCGCCGCCGTTTTGCTTTATGTAAAAGAAGATTCACTGAGGTACATCAAGAATGTTGAAGGCAGTGTGAAGAAG ACCGGCCTCTCCGGGATTGCTGGCAACAAGGGCGGCTGTGCTATTCGGTTTGACTTCTCCAACACGAGTGTTTGCTTCGTTACGGCCCATCTTGCTGCCGGGTTTGCAAACTACGATGAAAGAAACAGAGACTACGAGATCATCGACCGAGGGTTACGGTTTCAAAAGAACCGGTCAATCGCTGATCATGATGCAGTGATCTGGTTGGGTGATTTCAACTACCGAATTGGATTGGGCAACCCAAGCGTAAGAGAGCTCATATTGCAGCGAGACTACCAAAGGCTATATGACAACGATCAA TTGAATTTACAGATGGTAGCGGGCAGGGTGTTCCGGTTCTATTCAGAAGGCCTAATTGAGTTCCCGCCGACCTACAAGTACGATGTTGGAAGAGACACCTATGATACGTC TGAGAAAGCAAGGATCCCCGCATGGTGTGATAGAATATTATGGCGAGGAAGCAACCTACGGCAGACAAACTACCAAACTGCAGATTTGAAAGTGTCTGACCACCGCCCAGTCTGGGCAACCTTTGATTGTGTCATTGATATAGTTGATCATGCACTGAAGGAAAATCTGAGGCGATCAATATACGAGGAGAAGCAGGGTCATGGTCACACTTCTCTTGACTCTGTCTCTCTTTTGGACTTGGATGATGGCGAAACCACACTGCAAATTTCTATCGCACCGGGGCTGCCACCGGCAAGCTCCGACACAAGCCGGTGGTGGTTAGATAATA GTGCACCAGTAAAAGCTACAGTACAACCAAAGCAAGGTTATATTCCAAATCCCCAACGCATATCCAATCCATTTTCTGCAGATGTCGACTGGGTGCCAAGTCTAGGCCCGATGGAGAACAGAAACACCGACCCTATCCAAGATACTAGGAAGAAGCCCATGCTACCTCCACGACGCGACACTTCTGAGTCCCCCGGAAGGTCTCTCTCACCCCCAGCAGTTCAAACGGGGAAAATTCGACCGGCTGTTCCTCGAAAACCGCTTTCACTAAGTTTTCAGGCGAAAATCGAAACAGTATCACCGGGTCAACACACATCATGGCAGGATGGTCCAGGGAGTGGCGTGACTGCTGTTGGCTCTACCGATCTTCTCAGTGACTCGGTTAGTGAGCAGATCGAGTGGAAGCCGCTTCTTCAATGA